A single genomic interval of Pyrus communis chromosome 5, drPyrComm1.1, whole genome shotgun sequence harbors:
- the LOC137735536 gene encoding metacaspase-1-like: protein MYNMLVNCCHCRTPLQLPPGADSIRCAICQGVTIIADSRGLHQPPASHAPPPPAPYSHAPSPTSPYCHAPPGPPPNVHGRKKAVICGISYKYSRHELKGCINDAKCMRYLLINKFQFPDDCIVMLTEEETHPSKIPNKYNIRMALHWLVQGCQPGDSLLFHYSGHGSQQRNYNGDEIDGFDETLCPLDFETQGMIVDDEINAAIVRPLPPGVKLHAIIDACHSGTVLDLPFLCRMDRGGRYVWEDHRPSSGMWKGSGGGEVISFSGCDDDQTSADTSALSKITSTGAMTFCFIQAIERGQASTYGSILNSMRSTIRSTGTGGGGGGGLGGGRLTSLLGGGGGGGGGGAVTSLVSMLLTGGSAAGGLKQEPQLTACEPFDVYTKPFSL, encoded by the exons ATGTATAATATGCTGGTGAATTGCTGCCACTGCCGCACCCCTCTCCAGCTGCCCCCCGGCGCCGATTCCATCCGCTGCGCAATCTGCCAGGGTGTCACTATAATTGCGGACTCACGTGGCCTCCATCAGCCTCCAGCCTCCCACGCGCCTCCACCTCCAGCTCCTTACTCTCACGCCCCGTCACCTACCTCCCCCTACTGTCACGCGCCTCCAGGCCCTCCCCCCAACGTGCACGGGCGGAAGAAGGCTGTGATCTGCGGGATCTCGTATAAGTACTCGAGACATGAGCTCAAGGGTTGCATCAATGATGCCAAGTGCATGCGGTATCTCCTCATCAACAAGTTCCAGTTTCCAGACGATTGCATTGTCATGCTCACCG aagaagaaactcACCCTTCCAAGATTCCGAACAAATACAACATTAGAATGGCATTACATTGGCTTGTACAAGGCTGTCAACCAGGAGACTCCCTCCTGTTTCATTACTCTGGTCATGGTTCACAGCAGAGGAATTATAATGGTGATGAaattgatggttttgatgaAACCCTTTGTCCCCTTGACTTCGAAACTCAGGGTATGATTGTTGATGATGAGATAAATGCAGCAATTGTAAGGCCCCTTCCACCCGGGGTTAAGCTTCATGCAATAATTGATGCTTGTCATAGTGGCACCGTACTAGATTTGCCCTTCCTTTGCAGAATGGACAG GGGCGGACGATATGTATGGGAGGATCATCGCCCTTCATCGGGCATGTGGAAAGGATCAGGCGGTGGAGAAGTCATTTCCTTCAGTGGTTGTGATGATGATCAGACGTCTGCTGATACATCA GCTCTATCGAAGATCACATCAACAGGTGCTATGACTTTCTGCTTCATCCAAGCAATTGAGCGTGGACAAGCGAGTACCTATGGAAGCATACTCAATTCTATGCGCTCTACTATTCGAAGTACAGGTacgggtggtggtggtggtggaggccTTGGTGGCGGCAGATTAACATCTCtccttggtggtggtggtggtggtggtggcggtggtgctGTGACATCCCTAGTCAGCATGCTTCTGACAGGAGGCAGTGCTGCTGGCGGGCTAAAACAG GAACCGCAACTAACTGCCTGCGAGCCATTTGATGTGTATACTAAACCTTTCTCCCTATGA